AGATAGGGGGTAGAGATAGAAGCATCGCCGTAGCAGGCTCTAGATCATTTCGGCACCGATCACATCATTATATATGCTCCGATTAACTCCACAAACTGATCAATGACTCCCATGCCCAATTCAACGTGCATGAAACCACCGTCGATTAAGCCAGAACTGTCTCGAAACCTGACATAAGGAACTCCTTGAGACTTGCCTATACCAGTAGCAAACATAGCATGGCAACCTGGGCAATGAGAAAGCAGTTCCGTGATAGTTGGACAATATAtcttctgcaaaaaaaaaaattaaaataaatgaaactaAAATTCAAGTTAACAGCAAAATATATATAGCTTTCAACTCACGTTTTCAGGGAAGTTTCCAGGGGCTAAGAACTCAGATAAAGAAGCATAGTTTGGGATGGAAGCAGTAACTGGGGAATAACGCATTACATCAATAAATTTAGTTTCAAACTCTTCAGCATTCCGATATAGATCAAGAGTATGAACTCTCATATCGGTAACAACGAACCTACGGATTCCAGTCtatatagaaaaagaaagaagaggtaGTTATTATCATACAAAAAGAAACCAATATAGTATAAGTTACATTTACTTACCGGAAGTGGTATTGCCGGGAGCCTTAAAAACTGAGCAAACAATCTTTGATAATCATCATCCAGGACCATACCCTCATACATCAGGAAGGGCCTAACCGATTCGAGGAAAGGGATGCCCAACGTGTCTGTTAGCGTAGAAAACTCGCTCATGTACTGGACCAAGTATGTCACGGAGAGAGACTCTGGACCAATCAAGTTCGCAATGCGACAAGCCGCATTCATGTGCCGCATAAGAGAATACGCCCAACCGGTGCTATAAAACTGTACCCACGGGAAGTCGTCGACGAGTTGATAAACATCTTCCCAATTTGTGGACAAAGTCATATTCTGCAACAGGAAatcaatatataagattttttaaaatccgAACCAACAGAAATGATATTAAGCAATGTCATTTGTTcatgtaaaaaagaaaagaagaagaagattaagatcactaaaaataaataacttacGTATCTTGCTTGAGAGGAAAAAAGTATGTTGAAAAAAATGAGAGTGGAGATTTGTCGTTGAAGTGTGGGTAgatataatgaatttttttgaaggaaaaaaaataaaaaaaaaaagttaaagagTTAAAAGTTTTAAGAGGTAAAATAAATGTAAGAAGTGAATTATCTATTTTCGCATGTTGAAAATTAGTTTTTGCGgtaaaagttttcaaaaaaaaaagctaaattATCTATTTGCGTACGTTGAATAAATGAGACCGAGAGAAAATAAGGTAAGAGTGGGTTTACAAGttaaaaaattatctattttggacgttgaaaaaagagttttcttcttctacaattaaaataaaatccaaAGTTTTATTACTCAACAGTGATCAAAATCTGACTAGTgataaagtttttttataaaaaaatctgacTAGTGACTACTAACTGATTCACAATACTGATCCTTTATATTAAATTAGGAGAGTAGGAACAATAATATAAAACCAGCTACAATATATACTAACTGATTACATGTATTGAATCAAAACTCTATTGGTATCTTAGCGCTTCAGTAATCATTTGATTTTAACATGAACTATCAAAAGAATCAGAAAGAGAtacatgagttttttttttgatcaaaaaaagagATACATGAGTTTAAGTACTAgatgcaaagaaaaaaaatgatgaatgaAGAGTTTGTGGTTAAAGTATGGGTTGATAtactgattttattttttggaaaaaaagaagtaaaaaacaatattcataTGTTGGAAGATAGTTTTTGCGGTAAAAGTAGGTTGAAGAAATAAAGTTTCCTGgtaatataaaagtaaaaaaaaatctctatatCTATTCGATGGAAAAATGGGACGGAAATCAATTaaggtaaaaatttaaagtttatgtATTTAGGTACGTTAAAAAAagagttttcttcttcttaaattAAACTAGAATCCAAAGTTCCATTACTCATAGTGATTGATATCTGACTACAAACTGATTCACACAATACTGAACTGATCCTTATATTAAACTAGGAGAGAGTATGATCAATAATATACAACCAACAAGTCAAAAAACTCTCTTGGTATCTTAACTCTAATAatttcttaacatttttaccaaaaaaaaactctctaatAATCTTTTGGTTTTAACATGATCTATCTAAATAAACAGAAAGAGATACGTGAGTTTAGGTACTAGACaaagaaaaatgataatatattcTTGCTTTATAACCAATGGAATGAATCATTTTGTTTGACTTTGACGATCTCCATAAAACATGAATTAGACGTAGATTGAGTCGGTAGTGTAGATTTGATCAATTagttacattatattttatctCAAGGCTCTACGTTGGGCATCAGAGATTTAAATCGGTAATTGTTTCAATCCCCATGGCCGACCCTGGTGGTGACCATTGGAGCGTTGCTAGCCGATAGATCAAATACATTGGTGATTGATCCTTGGTTTGTAAATTGGAAATAAAGCACGGAACATTCACTACACCAGTTATCGGCAAAACATCCATTCAATCCTTGCTTCGAGTTTCAAGTTTTGGCATACGAAGATTAACACACTAATTACTGAAAattaacattattattattaagaaaGACACAATGTTAAGTCTGTCATCAGAcccaaaaacaagaaaagaaactcATACTTAGAACAACTCTAAAAAGGaatttacaccaaaaaattCTTGGAGCTATGTGTACCTGTATATGTCTCACTAATTTTTGAGCTCCGTTCTAACAGGTCTTCCACATGTTGCATTTCAATCTAAAAGCCTTGGAGCTCTGTGCAAGAGTAAGAATCCAATCCTTGCTGGTCTGATCTTTCCTCCCAGTCCTGAACCAACTTTTATTTCCTCTAAGCATTGGTTTTTGATGTTCGTCTTATATGCATCGTGCAGAAAGTTGCAGCTGCATCAAGTAACATAAGAAGGGCTATATCTTCATGCAGGTGAATtcaacatttttaagtttttgttttcttagttTTGGAAGCACGAGTGATATGATATTAATATCAAGGACTCCTGCAGACCTGGTCTAATTGCATTGCTCGTATTGTCCTAAATGTTACAGGTGAGGATGGATCATATGGCTGATGAATTATCTAAGACGTTTAAGTCTCCTCTATTGACCCTTTTCAGTCACTTCCTCATTACCAACAAGTAAGTTACATCCACAATTCTATGCTATTAACTTCAACCGATTTGCATCAAATATTAATTAGACACTGCCATACCGTTTAAGCCATAACGATCGTTTTACAAGTTTCTTAATTGGCGAAACAAAACAAGATTAGATAACCAAAAATGTTGAATTGCACTTCCATTAGCCTGCACCATCCTCCACCAATTCATCAATGAACCGAGCTGTCGCCACAGAAGACGATCCTCCATCCATCATAGCCTTCCTCGCCGCATCAGACATTTCCTTCACCTTCACCCTCCTCCCTTCCCCATCATCCATCAAAGACCTGATAGCTCTCACAATCTCGTCACAAGTCACTAACCCCCCACGACCAAACACGTAATCCATCCGCAGATCCACAGCCAACCCCAACTCCTTCACCAACGTGAACGCATTCAGCTGCTGCTCAGCGTACATCGGCCACGTGGCGACAGGAACACCAAACCACAAGCTCTCAAGCGTAGAGTTCCAACCACAGTGAGACACAAACCCTCCTATCGCCTTATGTTCCAAAACTTCCACTTGCGGAGCCCAACCACAAACCAACCCCTTACCCGCCACTCGCCCCATGAACCCCTCCGGCAACACATCCGTCGGATCACTCGTCTCAACAGGCCCTGTCCGAATCGACCATAGAAACCTACACCCGACAACCTCAAGCGCCTGAGCTATCTCCTTCACCTGAACCTCATCAACGCTTCCTCTACTCCCAAAGCAAAGAAACACCACAGAACACTCCGGCTGCTCCTCGAGCCACCTCACGATCCTATCCCTATCTTCCTCGTTAGGACTCGCTCTATCCTCCAAGCTGAGAATCGGTCCGACCGGGTAAACCGGAGGATAATTCTCCTCCCGCTGCTGAGAGAAGTACCCAAACGTGTAATCCTCAATCTCCGCCACCGAatttaccaaaatacccttcgcATCTCCAAATCTCGGCGATAGATCAACGTACGCCTCGTAAGCTTCTTCCTTAAACAAACCGGACGGCAGAAACTTCGCCGGAATAGGGTTGATAAATCCCGGAATCTCCAACTCCTCATCGCCGGAGCTCCAATCGAGCTTCGACGCGACTCTCCGATGCCGATCGGGGAGATACTTCATCATACTCAAGTATCTAGCGTTACAGGTTAAGAATATGTACGAAGGGAGGTGAAGCTCGTCGCCGACGTCTTTGATCAACGAGttacagaagaaatcaagaacCAAAGCGGCTACACGAGAGTTAGTGCGAGACTCGAGGATGGTGGAGACTGCTTCTTTGATGAGAGGAGTGGTTCTTTTGATGATTTGGACTATGTACGCTTCGGGAGCTCTGTAGAAGAGATCCAACGGCGGAGGATCGTCGAGAACGGGGAGGTCGTGGAGGCGGATCTGGGGATGTGAAGCGACGAGAGATTTGGCGAAAACGGCTGCGTTTGGGCTGGTTGGGGAGTGTAATTGGAGGATGGTGATGGTGTTGATCCGACGGTCGAAATTGATTAGACGCTTGGCGAACTCGATGTTGACGAGGAGGTGGCCTGTGGATGGAACTGGGATGAAGATTAGCTCTGTTTTTTCCGCCATTTCTCTGAGATTTGGTTTGTTCAAGTGAAAATGGAGAACAAGTGTGGTGTATATAAACTTATCACATGTCACACCATTTGGTCTGTTCAAGAACCGTTTGTGTTTTTAAAATGTCCACATGTCGACCAAACTTTGTTTTATTCACTTTATTTACACTTTAGTGAGATGAGATAAGTTTGATAAATTACCACATGTTGCTTTATGGGCCAAGATATCAACTTATGGAGCCCAACTACACACGATTCCACGGCCCATTGTTTCGGTCTAAAATTACGAaccaaaatatttatgattctCGGTTGATTCCCCAACATACACTCTAAAGGTGTTCCACGCAATGTAATCGGTAATCTTCATGATACAATGATGCATGAAGTTCCCGGTAACACTAAACGTTCAATGTTTTTCAGACCCATTGACAAAATATAGAAACCCATTTGGGAACTTCAGCAACCTCCTAAGCTCCACCGTTTATCTACTTTCCCTTCACCACCATTACAGGCCCTTCTTAAAGGGATTGCTCACTCTCCTTTAAAGGTGTCCCTGCTGCACTATAAGGATGGCATATGATTCACTAGtgcgggagagagagagagagagagagagagagagagagagagagagagagagagagagagcccaCTTGTGTGGTCAGCAAGATCATTTCATAACTTAATCAAGAGGGATAATCTTTTTTCAGTATTAAGTTTAATTATCGAGAGACTACAATACAACAAAGGCGTTAGTGTAACTTAATTTCTCTTACTTTTGAAAGCCGCCGAAAAAATGTTGAAGACTAATCAGGAGGAAGAAACCCTTGTCTCTCAAATCTTGGATGTCACGTTTACCCAGTTCACCGGTGCATGGGAGTTGAATGATCCGATCCTTTCAAAGTTTAAGCACATGAAGTGAAGAAGGATGAATCTGTTTAATTATGCCAAACTTAAGACGCTTTGATGAGTAAGACACCAAAAGGTTAACATCCATTATGTAATGTTTTAATGATAGTTACAAACACTACATTCgacagaaaaataataataatacaaataCTACATGTGACATGTTTGCTAGATATTTGTTCAAAACCTAAATTCACATATATCATAATTCTCTTgcacattaatacattttcctCTACTAATAATTtctcaaataaaattaaagcggatataaataatatgaaggtatatatatatacttgtagAGTTAAAATAGAAACAAACTGATGTATTAGGAAAAGTAATAAGTTAGCTCCGAATCGAGCGGGGGCACTGTATATTCATTCAATCAAAGCAGAGATAACTTCTAAGGCTTAGAAAACGAAAAGTTTTCGTTTtgcagaaggagaagaagaagataaacaatGGGTCTTCGTCTTCGTCTCCCTCAGAAAACCTCACCACGATCACCTTCCTACCTCCTTCTATGCCTTCTTgctctctccttcttctccttcaccGCTCTTCTCTTCTACAAGGCATCGCTTGTTTTCTCCGTGATTAACGGATCTGATTGAAGCTGAATTATAATTGTTTGTTGTCTCTGCAAATTgtgattttaagaatttttcgtCGAACAGGTGGACGACTTTATTGCTCAGACAAAAACTCTCGCCGGACATAACTTAGAACCAACGCCGTGGCACATTTTCCCGCGCAAATCTTTCAGCGAAGCCTCGAGACGCTCTCAGGCTTACCGAATCCTCCAATGCTCCTACTTCTCTTGTCCCTACAAACCTGTTATCCAGCCAAAGAGTCTCCTGTCGGATTCCTTGTCGGGTCGTAAAACCAAGCAACCAAAGTGCCCAGACGTTTTCAGGTTTGTGGGTTTTTTGAAATGAGTCAGAAAGTATAAAACTTTCTTTATTTGGACTCGAGTAAACCATTGTGATTTGGTGAAAAGCCAGATGGATTCAACGGGACTTAGAGCCATGGGGAGAGACAGGTGTGACTAAAGAGCACGTGGAGAAGGCAAAAGAGAGTGCTGCCTTTAGAGTGGTGATACTCTCTGGAAAGCTATACGTTGATCTCTACTACGCCTGTGTGCAGAGCAGAATGATGTTCACCGTTTGGGGGATTCTGCAGCTTCTCAACAAGTATCCTGGCATGGTTCCTGATGTTGACATGATGTTTGATTGTATGGATAAACCTATCATCAACCGGACTGAGACTCACTCTTTCCCAGCTCCGCTTTTTCGTTATTGCACCAATGAAGCTCATTTGGACATTCCTTTTCCTGATTGGTCCTTCTGGGGATGGTAAGTTTCTCTTTCTTGAGTTACATGTGTTTTGTGGTTATTACTCAACTCTTGTGAGTGTTGTGATGGAAGGTCGGAGACGAATCTAAGGCCGTGGGATGACGAGTTTGGGGATATAAAGCAAGGGTCTAAGAGAAGTAGCTGGGGCAGCAAGCAACCTAGAGCTTACTGGAAAGGGAATCCTGACGTTGTTTCGCCTATAAGGATGGAGCTGATGAAATGTAACCATTCAAGGTTATGGGGAGCACAGATTATGCGCCAGGTACAGCCCTTTTCAATCAGATAGTTTAGTCTAGTGGCAGTGATGCTGATGTGCGTTGTTTTAATACAGAACTGGGCAGAAGAGGCAAAAGGTGGGTTTGAACAGTCCAAGCTCGCCAACCAATGTAATCACCGGTAAGTCCTTACTTCTAGCAAATTATGAGTGGATGATAATGATACGAGGATAATCTGATTTGGTTGAGATTGCTTGTATTATAAGGTACAAGATATATGCAGAGGGTTACGCGTGGTCAGTTTCTCTAAAGTATATCATGTCATGTGGTTCCATGACACTCATAATCTCACCAGAGTATGAAGATTTCTTCAGCAGAGGCCTCCTTCCCAAGGAAAACTATTGGCCTGTCTCTACCACTGATCTATGCCGGTCCATTAAGTTCGCTGTGGACTGGGGCAATGCCAACCCTTCTGATGTATGAATTCAACTTTTCTCATCTATGTATATCAGATTTTACCAATTCATGTTTCTTAAGATGTTTCCCTTTTGATAGGCTGAAGCAATAGGGAAAAGAGGACAAGGTTACATGGAAAGCATTAGCATGAACCGTGTGTATGACTACATGTTTCATCTCATCACTGAGTACTCAAAGCTTCAGAAGTTCAAACCAGAGAAGCCGTATTCTGCTAAAGAGGTCTGTGAAGGATCATTGCTTTGCTTCGCAGAGCAAAAGGAGCGGGACCTACTTGAAAAGTCCAGAGCTGTACCGTCTCTGGATCGACCATGTACTCTTCCAGATGAAGATAGGAGTATACTCCAGAGGTTGATccaacagaagaaaaaaacaatcgaAGATGTCAGACACATGGAGATGACAAGAACAGAGAGGGGTTCTAGATAAGTTGACTTTTTTGGGACataaaaattttggtttagtctTTTTTTCATCATCAGCTTTAGCACGAGATAATACTTTGATAATGACTTGATTTGTGGAATAAAGTAACCATAATCTTACAGAGTAATGTTTGGAATGAGACACAATGATACTGATCAGTCATGCCCTTAACTTCCAAAGtaacaaaattaaacaaaaaaaaattacaaatcctATTGTCAACTGAAGAGCAGCTACTGAAATACAGTCAATCATGTATACTCAACTTGCTACCATCGGATTATTCCAAATATCAGCCGAACAAAACccaagaaatgaaaacaagaccTCACTAGTCAGGCAACAGAGAGTGGATCCAACCCTTTGGAGTTACTCAGGTGTGTTGTCATCATACTCATCATCATCGTCAACCACTTCATACTCGAAATCTTGGTCTCTGTTCTCCATGGTTTTCCCAAATGTAAAAGCCTTTGTACCCATTGTTGTGAAAGGCATCAGTCCAAATGCACGGGCCGTTTTGATCTCTCTAGCAATCTTCCTTTGTGCCTTTGCGCTAATACCAGTCTGTGCAAGAGatagataaaaataaagagaTTTCAGCATGTACACTAACAAAACATCATTTTGTTGGATTAAAGCGAGAAGAAACATTCAGTCTAACCTGCTTCCTCTTAACGAGGATCCCAGCTTCGGTGATGAACTGTGCAAGGAATCTAACATTCTGTCCAACAAAGCCATATTCCATCAGTGAGTACACAAAGAACCAACAAAGCCTCGGTATTTACTATTTACACAAAACCCACAAAAGAAACAAATGCTACACTGCTTCTGAAGCATATGTAAACTAAGCAAACTCACCCTGAAGTCAGCTTTCTTAAGAACTTCCTCGGTGGTGATCTCCGCCTTAGTATTCTGCCTAGGCTTTTGCATCTGCCTTCTATAGTTTATATCCTGTATTGGAAAACAAAACACGTTTAGTGACTGTCtcatcaaagcaaacaagaAAAGACTAAGGAGAAAGACGAAAACACTATACATGACTACACATTCAATTTACATGTTCTAACTTCTAAGTGATAAAAGACCCTGACTTTACAGTACAAATGCAATCCTAATAACATATGAATCAAATCATTAAGACAACGCATAAAAAGAGTTGTAAGAAAAACATACTCTAGGGAAAGGATTAACTCTCCAAGTGTTAACATCGGGCCTAAACGAGTAACCATCCTTCACACCTTCGTCATCATCAACGTTGTAAATCAACGCAGCTTCCTTTAATTTTCCATCCACGCCATCGGATGAAGGATCGAATCTCGAGCCGTTTCCTTGTGATCTACTAAACCCTGTGTAGTCGCGCTTATCCTTCTCAGCCTTGCCAAGATGCTGGAAGAAGCTATTGGTTTTTTCGTCTTTGCCGCCGAACATCCAATCGTCTGATGACTCGAAAAGAGATCGATGATTGGAATCGGCGGTTAGAATAACAGAAAACGAGACAGCATTGTAGAAATGTACGATGGGTTACCTTGATTAGCGTTGGTGGAGAGGCTTCTGGATACGAAAGGACGACATGTTTGAAAGGAAGCTACGTCGCTAAGGGATCGAATCGCGGAATGCGCgagtttcatcttcttcttcttcgagtttagggtttttcgaaTTTCAGTCGTCCGATTTGAGGTTTTGGCAAAGAGGAGGGGGAGGAGTGTCGCCTGAAGGAACACGAAGGTGACGTAAGAGAAAGATCTACGTTTCAACAAAAAGGAGTTAATGGGCTTAGTAAGGCCTCTCTTATTTTGTTATTGTCCAGGCCCATtccttgtttttcttttggagCCTTATTATCTCATCAGCAAATGGATGAATCTTAGCACTAATCCTGGCCCCTGGTCATTTTGACCTCAAATGGAccagtttggttcggtttctgTTAGTCATTTTATCCAATTGATTATGCCTCTATTACTATGGGTATCGGTTCAATCTCGGTTCCTACCCAACCTCAGATGGGTTACCCACTGCACCATTTCAACTATTAGGTACTTCTCACTATACCACTTCAACTATTATGTATTCTcttgtattgtatatatatacatagcgTTTCCATATTAATACTTTTATAAAATTGACATTTTGATGACTTAAATTCAAATTGGATATGCGTGGGTAAGTGTGTACTAGAGTACTTTGACTAATATGtgaatcatatatatttacaaaataaaatagttcaagattgattttttattcagttcttttacattattatttttgttttgttttacatGACTATGATAGAAGTAGTGAAACGCCACTTAAGGACGTAACTAAAGAAAAATCTCATTATGGACTATGATTAGATttcaatattaatattttcCACTATCAATCTTATATGGTTGACCGTCGAACATCTTAAGTAGCAAGGACTTTAATactttgtaaaatttaaaagtgaATTAGAATAAGTACAAAAACATTAAACACAACTTGAGATAACATAAATGTCACATCAAACATGAATGTCATTATCTAAATGACCAATAGGTGCCAGCGAACCATGATAATTAGATAACAATAGATCAGGACTTTGATTAACCACATATTATAATTCAGAGCTAGGTTTACGTATTGAAAAAGCATTACTATACAAGATAACTATAGTATGGGTTCAATCAATACTTTCTAATCAACTATCAAATGGATTCCTTATGAAAGTAGCTGACGTTTGTATAAGTAATGTAAGAAAAGAGAAAATAGCACATATACCAAAGAAAAGTTGGGTTCTCACAACACCTATGTCCTAAAAGGCTAAAACCAAAAGGAATCAAATACCTTTTGGTTGATATCATCATCCAGGATGAGAAGGGGTGAGTCTGGGGTGATTGGTTGTGTTGAGAGTTTCTGTCCACTTGGTTGGTTTTAACGCTTTACTCTCTCTTTGGACTTACCTTCTTCTCTCCGCGGAGGACTAGTCCTCTATAATTCACGTGTAATTTATTATCATGTGTTGCAATTTTATTGGCTGATCGATATAGTAACATTATCCAGTTATGAAGTGCCAATGATCGAACAGTGACCGTTGGTTCATACAAGTGATGTTGTTAGCTTCACTTTTTGCATTTGAACGGTCTTTATTAGTGTGTTATCGATAGAGGATCAGGGATTAAGGGTTCACGTTAATCATCGATTTTAATTGTGTTTTTAATACTTTCTGCTAATTATAACCCATGGATTATAACGTGACTTACAAAATATgagaataaattaattttatacgACAAAGTTTGTAACTAATTTAGGCTACATCTGTATAATTATCATGGATTGATCATTCAGATGCCACATCTATCTCCCAGTTATTTGAATTGCATAAGTCATACTATTAGTTAGAGACTTGGCACAACAACCTGAATTTTGAAGAACTGATTCTGGAAAATCCGAAAATGAAAAAGACGCCGTTCTTTTTAAGTCATTTTGCTTTGTTTTGCATTTACCTATTCATATATCAATTATTACATGTGTTTAATAAGTATATTGGTATATTCGAGAGTGAAGTATacaaatatagtatatatacaagtgaaaaaataaaattgatagtACTTAGAcaatctccaatgtattttgctattttcacctctaaaataggggaactctataatagagatgaaatatgctccaatgtattcccctaaaatagcaatctctaaaatatagagtaaaaaatagaggaatgctatttcttcctctataaatagaggaaaaaatagaaatttctattatagaggaagaaatagaagTGGGTTAGAGCAATTTCAACTCTAAATGTTATTATAGAGATGAAAATAGCaatgagttggagatgctcttattgACGATATTTTAGATGTCAAAAGCTAAGCTAGAGTAAACATGAAGGAAAGTTATATATCGTACTTGCTTGTCGACGCTTAATTTGGCATGAGTCCAATATGTCTTTTAATCTGTAAGAAAATATTGAGGTGGCCAATAATTGTTCCCTCTTTGATTACATAATAACACGTAACTTAAAACATCTTAGCGTGGGTGTGTATCAGATACATTGCAATAGATGCATGATTCTTCGAAATGTCTTTCAATTAGTTTTCATTATAATCTTTTCATTGTAATTCTAACATCACTtacattttattgtttattttccaGCAGTCGTAACAAAAACTGATGATCGAGACTTCGAGAGTAAGAATAAGTGCAAAGTAAAGTGAAAACaattgtaataaaatatctttattGGATGACAATGACGCAAAAGAAGCATATAAATTTTGGGCCCCTGACCACTTATGCGTTTCCTCTTTATCTTATGACATTCACCTAATctttcataaaattttagtcAATTGTCTACTACCACTCGATGCTTCTTATTATTTCCTTCTATAATTAAGTTGACTTTCTTGGTTAATCCCAATCTATTTGGATCATAAAACTAATTAACACAAAGTTTATAAGCCAAATACTACAAGACAAGGTGCAAAAAGTAGAGAGTCATGTGACTCCCTCGTGGTTCTGAGACCATGATGAGTAGCATACATATGctacaatatattttttgcgtagattcaataaaatcaaaattaacacaaaattttaaaatatcttattaCAAACAAACTTAAAACTGACGACAAAAAAACACactaaaaacttttaaaaacttCGGATAAAAAATATCTGTAACCTAGAATATATAGTAACATCATAGAACCTATAATATATGTTATGAAAGTTTCAAACGTTATTGTCAAATTTATATTCGATGAAAAAAGCAGTGAACAATTTGATATGAATGAAAAGATAGAACAAAGaatcaaatagtttataatttaaataatagatttttgTTTCATGAAAATATAGACATGGTTAGAAGATAATAAAATGTGTGGTTTAATTGCAGCCGTTGTTAATCGAACCTTCTGTGACATGTTTTTTTCAAGTGGAGAGAGATTCTACGAGCaccacatatataaaaaattaaaaataaatgttaaaatatgaaaattttaaacaatctgACAAATATACTGGAGGTCCCCACAAGCAGTATACAACCAAACACAGTGACTCCCTCTGTAATCTGTACATATCCATGCGTAAGATTTGCGGATTGaagaaaaacaattatttatttttataataactaCTTTTAAGCTAAAGAGACCTTTTAactttttgattattttgtttttccaataaatatcattttctcCAAAAACTCACGCctggttgttttttttaaaaaatatattttctgaatttttgttAGTGTGGGTTGGTTTGATTGGAGACGGCGCTTTGTGGTGATTTTATTTCTTACTTTTAACTTTTATCTTCTCCCGGCGATGCCGACGCCGGTGAACACGGCGAGAGAATGCTTAACGGAGGAAGCCGCTCGCGCCCTCAACGACGCTGTATCAGTAGCTCGTCGGAGAAGCCACGCGCAGACAACGTCTCTCCACGCCGTATCCGCTCTTCTAGCGATGCCGTC
The window above is part of the Brassica napus cultivar Da-Ae chromosome C8, Da-Ae, whole genome shotgun sequence genome. Proteins encoded here:
- the LOC125591355 gene encoding flavonol 3-O-glucosyltransferase UGT71C4-like, coding for MAEKTELIFIPVPSTGHLLVNIEFAKRLINFDRRINTITILQLHSPTSPNAAVFAKSLVASHPQIRLHDLPVLDDPPPLDLFYRAPEAYIVQIIKRTTPLIKEAVSTILESRTNSRVAALVLDFFCNSLIKDVGDELHLPSYIFLTCNARYLSMMKYLPDRHRRVASKLDWSSGDEELEIPGFINPIPAKFLPSGLFKEEAYEAYVDLSPRFGDAKGILVNSVAEIEDYTFGYFSQQREENYPPVYPVGPILSLEDRASPNEEDRDRIVRWLEEQPECSVVFLCFGSRGSVDEVQVKEIAQALEVVGCRFLWSIRTGPVETSDPTDVLPEGFMGRVAGKGLVCGWAPQVEVLEHKAIGGFVSHCGWNSTLESLWFGVPVATWPMYAEQQLNAFTLVKELGLAVDLRMDYVFGRGGLVTCDEIVRAIRSLMDDGEGRRVKVKEMSDAARKAMMDGGSSSVATARFIDELVEDGAG
- the BNAANNG15810D gene encoding uncharacterized protein BNAANNG15810D yields the protein MKLAHSAIRSLSDVASFQTCRPFVSRSLSTNANQDDWMFGGKDEKTNSFFQHLGKAEKDKRDYTGFSRSQGNGSRFDPSSDGVDGKLKEAALIYNVDDDEGVKDGYSFRPDVNTWRVNPFPRDINYRRQMQKPRQNTKAEITTEEVLKKADFRNVRFLAQFITEAGILVKRKQTGISAKAQRKIAREIKTARAFGLMPFTTMGTKAFTFGKTMENRDQDFEYEVVDDDDEYDDNTPE
- the LOC125591354 gene encoding O-glucosyltransferase rumi homolog, with protein sequence MGLRLRLPQKTSPRSPSYLLLCLLALSFFSFTALLFYKVDDFIAQTKTLAGHNLEPTPWHIFPRKSFSEASRRSQAYRILQCSYFSCPYKPVIQPKSLLSDSLSGRKTKQPKCPDVFRWIQRDLEPWGETGVTKEHVEKAKESAAFRVVILSGKLYVDLYYACVQSRMMFTVWGILQLLNKYPGMVPDVDMMFDCMDKPIINRTETHSFPAPLFRYCTNEAHLDIPFPDWSFWGWSETNLRPWDDEFGDIKQGSKRSSWGSKQPRAYWKGNPDVVSPIRMELMKCNHSRLWGAQIMRQNWAEEAKGGFEQSKLANQCNHRYKIYAEGYAWSVSLKYIMSCGSMTLIISPEYEDFFSRGLLPKENYWPVSTTDLCRSIKFAVDWGNANPSDAEAIGKRGQGYMESISMNRVYDYMFHLITEYSKLQKFKPEKPYSAKEVCEGSLLCFAEQKERDLLEKSRAVPSLDRPCTLPDEDRSILQRLIQQKKKTIEDVRHMEMTRTERGSR